The following coding sequences are from one Musa acuminata AAA Group cultivar baxijiao chromosome BXJ1-6, Cavendish_Baxijiao_AAA, whole genome shotgun sequence window:
- the LOC135675645 gene encoding uncharacterized protein LOC135675645 produces MLPSKLLLPPLLPLLLLLILHPSPSIADHLPSHGCFWTESCQSIWLGGCGAGLVVADQSDNCNGLCGESAYPPCLPFHTHFHCCKPENPRITNRCTRCKNKLDFGDEYICCMDCSDPYLIDKNTKLGYCKTGAELAVQLKPHEAFKWVAGPWMKCSSPCDGGVRYRDVGCYASTDDSSIKHYPVDDSRCSDQQMPVKQEPCNQQACGDMSSSDPSDKPSGMSGWLVALLVLLGLVAASGVGFAGYTYYKRRTSAPSGFVYIMLEGYS; encoded by the exons ATGCTGCCTTCTAAGCTCCTCCTCCCTCCGcttctccccctcctcctcctcctaatcCTTCACCCTTCTCCTTCGATTGCGGACCATCTTCCCTCGCATG GGTGCTTCTGGACTGAATCGTGTCAAAGCATCTGGCTCGGTGGATGTGGAGCCGGACTTGTGGTAGCTGATCAGTCAGATAACTGCAATGGTCTTTGTGGGGAATCAGCTTATCCACCATGCCTTCCCTTCCATACACATTTTCACTGCTGTAAACCAG AGAACCCAAGGATAACAAACAGGTGCACAAGATGCAAGAACAAgttagattttggtgatgaaTACATATGCTGCATGGACTGCTCAGATCCTTACCTCATAGACAAGAACACCAAATTGGGTTACTGTAAGACTGGTGCAGAGCTGGCTGTGCAATTGAAACCACATG AAGCTTTTAAATGGGTTGCTGGGCCATGGATGAAATGTTCTTCCCCTTGTGATGGTGGAGTTCGGTACAGAGATGTTGGCTGTTATGCAAGTACTGATGATTCGTCCATTAAACACTACCCAGTGGATGATAGTAGGTGTTCAGATCAACAAATG CCCGTTAAGCAGGAGCCTTGTAATCAGCAAGCCTGTGGAGATATGAGCAGCAGTGATCCTAGTGACAAGCCAAGTGGGATGTCTGGGTGGTTGGTTGCGTTGCTGGTTCTTCTTGGGCTTGTGGCTGCCAGTGGGGTCGGTTTTGCAGGCTACACCTATTACAAGAG GAGAACCTCGGCACCAAGTGGCTTCGTGTATATTATGCTGGAAGGATattcttga